A stretch of Clostridia bacterium DNA encodes these proteins:
- a CDS encoding DAK2 domain-containing protein, protein MRDYFDAPQLKAMFIAGAKNLAANKEMINNLNVFPVPDGDTGTNMSLTVLAAVKELENLDEPNYKEFAKALSMGALMGARGNSGVILSQIFRGFSAIIGEATIVDKELLAKATQHAVEIAYKAVIKPVEGTILTVIRSLGEAGEAAKDMDIDIDEMVSYMIKEGFKTLDKTPDMLPALKQANVVDAGGMGLLVLLQGAEAHLQGIEIDHTIETVEENEIKDHSDLREEDIVYPYCTELFIKGINLQRNIIIHELSKIDGDSMVVVVQDEMAKIHMHSDDPGKILEYAVGLGSLHDIKIENMREQFEDRQKKPKEMKEYGFLCVAAGDGLKEIARSMGVDYIVSGGQTMNPSTEDIVAGIKEVHAKTVFVLPNNKNIIMAAEQSVHLLKDVDIRVIPSRSFAQGMASLIAFNTDVSIDDNEIAMKEALKEVVSAEVTYAVRDTELDGHNIMEGEILGLSEGKIQITGGNVEETTIDLIGKILDDQEIITLYYGEDVSQEEANHLANILEETHKEAEIEIYYGGQPLYYYLISIE, encoded by the coding sequence ATGAGAGACTACTTTGATGCACCTCAATTAAAAGCAATGTTTATTGCTGGTGCAAAGAACCTCGCAGCCAATAAAGAGATGATTAATAATCTCAATGTGTTTCCAGTACCTGATGGAGATACTGGTACCAATATGAGTTTAACCGTCTTGGCAGCTGTGAAAGAGTTAGAAAATCTCGATGAACCAAATTATAAAGAATTTGCAAAGGCCTTGTCAATGGGAGCATTGATGGGTGCTAGAGGAAATTCAGGTGTAATTTTGTCCCAAATATTTCGTGGATTCTCCGCAATTATCGGGGAAGCAACGATTGTCGATAAAGAATTATTGGCAAAAGCAACACAACACGCAGTGGAAATTGCCTATAAGGCGGTTATAAAACCCGTTGAAGGAACGATACTGACCGTAATAAGGTCTTTGGGTGAGGCTGGTGAAGCCGCCAAGGACATGGATATTGACATTGATGAAATGGTCAGCTACATGATTAAAGAAGGCTTTAAGACCCTAGATAAAACACCGGATATGCTACCTGCTTTGAAACAGGCGAATGTAGTAGATGCGGGTGGAATGGGTCTACTTGTTTTACTGCAAGGGGCCGAGGCTCATCTACAAGGTATTGAGATAGACCATACCATAGAGACTGTAGAAGAAAATGAAATTAAGGACCATAGTGATCTTAGAGAAGAAGATATCGTTTATCCCTATTGTACAGAATTATTTATAAAAGGGATTAACCTACAGCGGAACATAATTATCCACGAATTAAGCAAGATAGATGGAGATTCAATGGTTGTTGTAGTCCAAGATGAGATGGCTAAGATTCATATGCATTCAGATGATCCTGGTAAGATACTTGAATATGCCGTAGGCCTAGGCAGTCTGCATGATATTAAAATTGAAAATATGCGAGAACAATTTGAAGATCGTCAGAAAAAACCAAAGGAAATGAAAGAATATGGTTTTCTTTGCGTAGCTGCAGGCGATGGATTAAAAGAAATTGCTAGAAGTATGGGCGTGGATTATATAGTTTCTGGTGGACAGACCATGAATCCTTCTACGGAGGATATTGTGGCCGGAATCAAGGAAGTCCATGCGAAAACGGTTTTTGTTCTTCCAAACAATAAAAATATAATCATGGCAGCAGAACAATCAGTACATCTACTTAAGGATGTGGATATTCGTGTAATCCCTAGCCGCTCATTTGCTCAGGGAATGGCCTCATTGATTGCTTTTAATACAGATGTATCCATAGATGATAATGAGATTGCCATGAAAGAAGCTCTTAAGGAAGTTGTTTCCGCTGAAGTGACATATGCTGTGCGAGACACGGAACTAGATGGACACAACATTATGGAAGGCGAAATCTTAGGGCTTTCTGAAGGAAAGATTCAAATTACTGGTGGAAATGTAGAAGAAACAACGATTGATTTAATTGGTAAGATATTGGATGATCAAGAAATTATTACCCTGTACTATGGTGAGGATGTAAGCCAGGAAGAGGCCAACCATTTGGCAAATATTCTTGAGGAAACACACAAAGAGGCTGAGATTGAAATATACTATGGGGGACAACCCTTGTATTATTATTTAATTTCGATTGAGTAG
- a CDS encoding Asp23/Gls24 family envelope stress response protein, with the protein MPNKIISKDGTITITKDVIADIAGAATIECYGIVGMATQTLQDSLFQLIGTESLNKGISVKTKDDKISIDLYILVSYGTKISVVAQNIIENVRYKVEKLTGVGIEKINVIVQGVRTID; encoded by the coding sequence ATGCCAAATAAAATTATCTCTAAAGATGGTACAATTACCATAACCAAAGATGTCATCGCTGACATTGCGGGTGCAGCTACTATTGAATGCTACGGTATTGTGGGAATGGCTACACAGACATTGCAGGACAGTCTCTTTCAGCTTATCGGAACTGAATCTCTAAATAAAGGGATTAGTGTTAAGACTAAAGACGATAAGATTTCAATTGACCTGTATATTTTAGTAAGCTACGGCACAAAGATTAGCGTCGTTGCCCAAAACATCATAGAAAATGTTCGCTACAAGGTTGAAAAGCTGACAGGCGTAGGAATAGAAAAAATAAACGTAATCGTACAAGGAGTACGTACTATAGACTAG
- a CDS encoding 50S ribosomal protein L28: MAKCDVCGKGTVAGITASHSNIKNKRVWRANIQKVRVDVDGTTKKLNVCTRCLRSGKVKRAI, translated from the coding sequence ATGGCAAAATGTGATGTATGTGGAAAAGGAACTGTTGCTGGTATAACAGCTTCCCACTCTAATATAAAAAATAAGAGAGTATGGCGCGCGAACATCCAAAAAGTTCGTGTCGACGTGGATGGTACAACTAAGAAACTTAATGTATGCACCCGTTGCCTACGATCAGGTAAAGTTAAAAGAGCAATCTAA
- a CDS encoding chromate transporter, whose protein sequence is MILLTLFIAFFKIGLFSFGGGLAMLPLIQNEVVLKMHWITHGEFLDAIAIAQVTPGPIALNVATYSGFKVHGISGSLFATLGVTMPSFLICLTLAMVFQKVRGHNAYENVLEIIKLVAIALIASTAIILTPTSIVDLKGFLIFIVTLIIFASERFNPALIIICSGIVGLLLY, encoded by the coding sequence ATGATATTGCTGACATTATTTATTGCTTTTTTTAAGATTGGTTTGTTCAGTTTTGGGGGAGGCCTTGCAATGCTTCCTTTAATTCAGAATGAGGTTGTATTGAAGATGCATTGGATTACCCATGGCGAGTTCTTAGATGCAATTGCCATTGCGCAGGTGACGCCGGGACCCATTGCTCTAAATGTAGCGACCTACAGTGGATTCAAGGTTCATGGAATTTCAGGTAGTTTGTTTGCCACATTAGGGGTTACGATGCCATCGTTTTTGATTTGTTTAACATTGGCGATGGTATTTCAAAAGGTGCGAGGTCATAATGCTTATGAGAATGTCCTAGAAATCATCAAGCTTGTAGCAATAGCGCTGATTGCATCAACAGCCATCATTTTGACTCCAACTTCAATTGTTGACCTTAAGGGATTCTTGATATTTATCGTTACATTGATTATTTTTGCAAGTGAACGATTTAATCCAGCTTTGATTATTATTTGTTCGGGAATAGTAGGACTACTTTTATACTAG
- a CDS encoding chromate transporter encodes MLNIQLFFQFFKIALFTLGGGYAILPVMRNHFVVKTSLIEEDEFQEYLSLVQGLPGSLAVNCATFIGYRLNGLKGAIAAVLGSISPSFIVISVISYFFNKIGENPIVMQFFMGIRPAVVALILYFAFTMAKRMKWNAIKGVLLAVFFSVILFYRINPIILILFGVSAGFGYSWYVAREARK; translated from the coding sequence ATGCTTAATATTCAATTGTTTTTTCAGTTTTTCAAAATAGCATTATTTACATTAGGTGGTGGCTATGCAATCCTACCAGTTATGCGAAATCATTTTGTCGTAAAAACGTCCCTTATAGAAGAAGACGAATTTCAAGAATACCTTTCGCTAGTACAAGGCTTACCAGGTTCACTAGCCGTAAATTGTGCAACGTTTATTGGTTACAGGCTCAACGGATTGAAAGGAGCCATAGCCGCTGTATTGGGAAGTATCTCCCCTTCATTTATCGTGATTAGTGTTATTAGCTATTTTTTCAATAAAATTGGTGAAAATCCTATCGTTATGCAGTTTTTCATGGGAATACGTCCTGCAGTTGTAGCCTTGATTCTTTATTTTGCTTTTACCATGGCCAAAAGAATGAAGTGGAATGCAATAAAGGGAGTTCTGTTGGCGGTATTTTTCTCAGTGATTTTATTTTATAGAATCAATCCTATTATATTGATCCTATTCGGTGTGAGTGCGGGATTTGGCTACTCCTGGTATGTGGCTCGGGAGGCGAGAAAATGA
- a CDS encoding TM0996/MTH895 family glutaredoxin-like protein, with protein MKIEILGTGCKKCKQLHKAAIEAVEAKGIEAEIVKVEDMKDIMAYGVMSTPALVIDGKVVSSGKVLKSKQIVDML; from the coding sequence ATGAAAATTGAAATTTTAGGAACCGGTTGTAAAAAATGTAAACAGCTTCATAAAGCTGCTATAGAAGCAGTCGAGGCAAAAGGCATCGAAGCGGAAATTGTCAAAGTGGAAGATATGAAAGATATCATGGCATATGGTGTAATGAGTACGCCTGCCTTGGTTATTGATGGAAAAGTAGTTTCAAGTGGTAAAGTTTTAAAATCTAAACAAATCGTAGATATGCTATAG
- a CDS encoding permease, which yields MSSVFTWLNSVILRMDWLSELVYNLLDNVVGMDMQTRVAQSLQFFIFDVIKIFILLSVLIFLISYIQSYFPPERTRVILGGMKGIKGNIMGALLGTITPFCSCSSIPIFIGFTSAGLPIGTTFSFLISSPFVDLASLLVLASFFGFKIAIAYVVVGVILAVLGGTIIEKLGMEKYIEDYVKEGGISDVPLEELTHKDRREYSVEQVKSIFIKVWKYVLIGVGIGAAIHNWIPQSIIENVVGSNNPFAVILASLVGIPMYADIFGTIPIAEALFLKGVSVGTVLAFMMSVTALSLPSIIMISKVIKRKLLFTFVGIVSGGIIIIGYLFNAFSFLLIG from the coding sequence ATGAGTAGTGTATTTACTTGGCTTAACAGTGTAATACTTCGGATGGATTGGCTGTCTGAACTAGTATACAATCTATTGGACAACGTAGTTGGCATGGACATGCAAACACGTGTAGCACAAAGTTTGCAATTTTTTATCTTTGATGTAATTAAGATCTTCATATTACTTAGCGTATTAATATTCTTAATATCCTATATACAAAGTTATTTTCCACCAGAAAGAACCAGGGTTATTCTGGGTGGTATGAAAGGTATTAAGGGGAATATTATGGGGGCGTTATTGGGTACTATAACCCCGTTTTGTAGTTGTTCTAGCATCCCCATATTCATTGGTTTTACCTCAGCAGGCTTGCCAATTGGCACCACGTTTTCTTTCCTAATATCTTCACCCTTTGTAGACTTAGCATCCTTGCTAGTTCTGGCTTCCTTTTTTGGATTCAAAATTGCCATTGCCTATGTGGTGGTAGGAGTAATACTAGCTGTACTTGGTGGAACAATCATTGAAAAACTGGGCATGGAAAAATATATTGAGGATTATGTAAAAGAGGGTGGCATTTCTGATGTACCACTAGAGGAACTTACCCATAAAGATCGTCGTGAATATTCAGTAGAACAGGTCAAAAGTATTTTCATTAAAGTATGGAAATATGTATTGATTGGTGTGGGTATTGGTGCTGCTATTCATAACTGGATTCCTCAAAGTATTATTGAAAATGTAGTTGGAAGCAATAATCCATTTGCTGTGATTTTGGCTTCCTTAGTCGGTATTCCGATGTATGCTGATATCTTTGGAACGATTCCCATTGCAGAAGCGCTGTTTTTGAAGGGTGTAAGTGTTGGTACTGTGCTAGCCTTTATGATGTCAGTAACAGCCTTATCACTGCCATCCATTATCATGATTAGTAAAGTTATTAAAAGAAAACTATTATTTACTTTTGTGGGTATCGTATCTGGAGGAATTATAATCATAGGATATTTGTTCAATGCTTTTTCTTTCCTTTTGATAGGATAG
- a CDS encoding winged helix-turn-helix transcriptional regulator: protein MPNKTEEIFKLLGDETRLHILDLLYHGPVCVCQITGVLEEPQAKISRHLAKLRDADLVKTLRKDQFVEYSINDNNIFLMQIMEILQKKHDDPSLEVVRSRQHLKQHYLNQCKI, encoded by the coding sequence ATGCCTAATAAAACGGAAGAGATATTTAAGTTGCTAGGAGATGAGACGAGATTACATATCTTAGACTTGTTATATCATGGACCGGTTTGTGTTTGCCAAATTACTGGAGTATTAGAAGAACCACAGGCAAAAATTTCTAGGCATTTGGCAAAACTTAGAGACGCGGACTTGGTGAAAACACTCCGAAAAGACCAGTTTGTTGAATATAGTATAAATGATAATAATATATTCCTTATGCAGATTATGGAAATTCTACAAAAGAAACACGATGACCCGTCTTTAGAAGTGGTGCGGTCGCGTCAACATCTAAAACAACATTATTTGAATCAATGCAAAATATAA
- a CDS encoding arsenate reductase ArsC, with translation MKIGYICIGNSCRSQMAEGLTNALENTDIEVYSAGTHPTMQVNPKAVKVMEEIGLDISMYRPKKLENIPDLDIVVTMGCGVECPMKLARYRIDWQIDDPVGKDIDFFRNTRNEIKNKVLDLLKQIEEGKYA, from the coding sequence ATGAAGATAGGATATATCTGTATTGGTAATTCATGCAGGAGCCAAATGGCTGAAGGTCTAACCAATGCTTTAGAAAATACTGATATAGAAGTATATAGTGCGGGCACTCATCCCACTATGCAAGTAAATCCTAAAGCAGTAAAGGTTATGGAAGAAATTGGGCTAGACATTTCTATGTATCGTCCGAAAAAACTCGAAAATATACCGGATTTAGATATTGTGGTGACCATGGGCTGTGGTGTGGAATGTCCAATGAAATTGGCTAGATACCGTATAGATTGGCAGATTGATGATCCAGTAGGTAAAGATATTGACTTTTTTAGGAATACAAGAAATGAAATTAAAAACAAGGTTTTGGATCTCCTAAAACAGATTGAGGAGGGAAAGTATGCCTAA
- a CDS encoding polyribonucleotide nucleotidyltransferase gives MAQSKEDNLKKVLKKSMEIAGREFSLETGKMAQMASGAVVARYGDTMVLSTATMAKQPRPGMDFFPLTVDFEEKMYSAGKIPGGFIKREGRPGEKGILASRLTDRPIRPLFPKGFRNDIQIVNTILSNDEDNECDIVGMIGSSAALHISNAPFLGPIAAVRVGLIDDEYIFNPTMEQHEESLLNLTVAGTFDAVMMVEAGAKMVPEKKVLEAILLAHEEIKKIVRFIEKFREEALALGLAKEKYVYEPEEIDPDFKKAVVDFIGGPVYDVVHKAKDEKVGKMERDLLFSSCKDSVKASFFEGKDAELEEHPEYMKWFSDIYGEVEKKTIRQMMVKEKVRVDGRALDQVRPINCEVNLLPRVHGSALFTRGETQILSAVTLGTGASEQMIDGLNTMKVTKRYIHHYNFPPYSVGETRPMRGPGRREIGHGNLAERALFPVVPQDDQFPYVIRVVSEALSSNGSTSMGSVCGSSMSLMSAGVPISAGVSGIAMGLIKEDDEVIILTDIQGMEDHLGDMDFKVTGTREGVTAMQMDIKCDGIDRAVLTEALDAALKGRMHILSKMEEAIVEPNKELSPFAPKITTLWIDKDKIREVIGPGGKIIKKIVEDTGVEINITDDGRVDIAAIDQIAGQKAIDIVNAITADVEPGKIYEGKVVKVMDFGAFVEVIPGAYGANGKEGLVHISQLDHKRVEKVEDICKEGDMMLVKAIGYDKQGRLKLSRKDALKKETK, from the coding sequence ATGGCTCAGTCAAAGGAGGACAATTTGAAAAAAGTTTTAAAAAAATCGATGGAGATTGCAGGTAGAGAATTTTCCCTAGAAACTGGGAAAATGGCTCAAATGGCTAGTGGTGCTGTAGTTGCTCGTTACGGAGATACCATGGTGCTTTCCACTGCTACTATGGCGAAGCAACCACGTCCGGGAATGGATTTTTTCCCATTGACGGTAGATTTTGAAGAAAAAATGTATTCTGCTGGTAAGATTCCTGGTGGTTTTATCAAGCGTGAGGGACGTCCTGGTGAAAAGGGCATTTTGGCTTCGCGTCTTACAGACCGTCCGATTAGACCATTATTTCCAAAAGGTTTCCGCAATGATATCCAAATCGTTAATACAATCTTGTCTAATGACGAGGACAATGAGTGTGATATTGTTGGTATGATTGGCTCATCGGCAGCTCTTCATATATCGAATGCTCCTTTTTTAGGACCGATAGCAGCGGTGCGTGTGGGATTGATTGACGATGAATATATTTTCAACCCTACGATGGAACAACACGAAGAAAGCCTGTTAAACCTTACGGTAGCAGGAACTTTTGATGCTGTTATGATGGTAGAAGCCGGCGCTAAAATGGTTCCAGAGAAAAAAGTCTTGGAAGCAATTTTACTGGCTCACGAAGAAATTAAAAAAATTGTACGTTTTATAGAAAAGTTCAGAGAAGAAGCTTTGGCATTAGGACTAGCGAAAGAGAAGTATGTCTACGAACCTGAAGAAATTGATCCTGATTTTAAAAAGGCTGTAGTCGATTTTATCGGTGGACCAGTGTACGACGTAGTGCATAAAGCAAAAGATGAAAAAGTAGGAAAAATGGAACGGGACTTGCTATTTAGTAGTTGCAAAGATTCTGTGAAAGCTTCATTTTTCGAAGGAAAAGACGCGGAACTTGAAGAACATCCTGAATACATGAAGTGGTTTTCAGATATTTATGGAGAAGTAGAAAAGAAAACCATTAGACAGATGATGGTAAAAGAAAAAGTACGCGTAGATGGCAGAGCACTTGACCAGGTTAGACCAATTAATTGTGAAGTAAACCTGTTGCCACGTGTGCATGGATCAGCGCTGTTTACTCGTGGTGAAACGCAAATTCTTTCAGCAGTAACCTTAGGTACTGGCGCTTCAGAACAGATGATTGATGGACTGAACACCATGAAAGTAACTAAACGCTACATCCACCACTATAACTTCCCACCTTATAGTGTAGGGGAAACTAGACCTATGCGTGGACCTGGAAGAAGAGAAATTGGACATGGTAACTTGGCTGAAAGAGCATTGTTCCCTGTTGTACCACAAGACGACCAGTTCCCATACGTAATTCGTGTGGTATCTGAAGCTCTGAGCTCTAATGGTTCTACTTCGATGGGTAGTGTTTGTGGCTCTAGTATGAGCTTAATGAGTGCTGGTGTACCTATCTCAGCAGGTGTGTCTGGCATTGCCATGGGATTAATTAAAGAGGATGATGAGGTAATTATCCTTACAGACATTCAAGGAATGGAAGACCACTTAGGAGATATGGACTTTAAAGTTACGGGAACCAGAGAAGGTGTAACAGCGATGCAGATGGATATCAAATGTGACGGTATTGACCGTGCAGTCCTGACGGAAGCATTGGATGCAGCTTTGAAAGGCCGTATGCATATTCTATCGAAGATGGAAGAAGCTATCGTGGAACCGAATAAAGAGCTTTCGCCATTTGCACCGAAGATTACAACCTTATGGATCGATAAAGATAAAATCAGAGAAGTCATCGGACCGGGTGGTAAGATTATTAAGAAAATTGTGGAAGATACTGGTGTTGAAATTAACATTACCGACGATGGAAGAGTAGATATTGCTGCAATCGACCAGATTGCTGGACAAAAAGCAATTGACATCGTAAATGCAATCACCGCAGATGTAGAACCTGGAAAAATTTACGAAGGAAAAGTCGTTAAAGTCATGGACTTTGGTGCGTTTGTAGAAGTAATTCCTGGTGCTTATGGCGCGAATGGAAAAGAAGGGTTAGTACATATTTCTCAGTTGGATCATAAGCGTGTTGAAAAAGTTGAGGATATCTGCAAAGAAGGAGATATGATGCTAGTTAAGGCCATTGGCTATGACAAGCAAGGAAGATTGAAATTATCTCGCAAAGACGCTTTGAAAAAAGAAACGAAATAA
- the rpsO gene encoding 30S ribosomal protein S15, giving the protein MALKEKKDIIEEFRQSENDTGSSEVQIALLTNRIHHLTEHVQVHKKDHHTRRGLLKLVGKRKRLLRYLRENDFERYRAVIQSLGIRR; this is encoded by the coding sequence ATGGCATTGAAAGAAAAGAAAGACATTATCGAAGAGTTTAGACAAAGTGAAAATGATACCGGTTCTTCAGAAGTACAGATTGCACTTTTGACCAATCGCATCCATCACTTGACTGAACACGTTCAAGTCCACAAGAAAGACCACCATACCAGAAGAGGTCTTCTCAAGTTGGTCGGAAAACGTAAAAGACTCCTGCGCTACTTGCGGGAAAACGATTTCGAGCGTTACAGAGCAGTTATCCAAAGTCTGGGAATCAGACGCTAG
- a CDS encoding bifunctional riboflavin kinase/FAD synthetase: protein MKLIKSMTMIEEPICISLGNFDGLHIAHRKLIEHALEVGKKKGLATAVLTFSPHPKEFFFGRGPEQILPHHLKDAILESMGVDYLIVLPFNITTATMEPEVFIKEILLEKFNAKYICVGYNYHFGDKQMGNVYLLDALKEKFGYELYIQKEIRTQEMSVSSTAIRDMINEGNVALAGTLLGYFPFIEGTVVKGNCIGRSIGFPTANINLNEKLLVPKVGVYMGYVKEKDAIHRALINVGKRPTIGDNFETNIEAHLLDYSGDLYDKTIQISFTERIRDEVKFDTLEELRHQLQEDEELTRQRMMSESKNIAKFPDSLY from the coding sequence TTGAAACTCATTAAAAGCATGACTATGATTGAAGAGCCTATTTGCATTTCACTTGGAAATTTTGACGGATTACATATTGCACATCGAAAGCTGATTGAACATGCTTTGGAAGTTGGTAAGAAAAAAGGACTCGCAACTGCAGTTCTCACATTTTCTCCTCACCCTAAGGAATTCTTTTTTGGAAGAGGACCAGAACAGATTCTTCCACATCATCTAAAAGATGCAATTTTAGAAAGCATGGGAGTGGATTATCTTATCGTCCTACCGTTCAACATTACGACAGCCACGATGGAGCCAGAAGTGTTTATTAAAGAAATTCTTTTGGAAAAGTTTAATGCAAAGTATATCTGTGTAGGTTACAACTACCATTTTGGTGACAAACAGATGGGGAATGTTTATTTGCTGGATGCCTTGAAAGAAAAATTTGGTTATGAATTATATATCCAAAAAGAGATTCGAACCCAGGAAATGAGTGTTAGCTCTACCGCAATTCGCGACATGATTAATGAAGGAAATGTTGCCTTGGCTGGGACCTTGCTGGGATACTTTCCGTTTATCGAGGGAACTGTAGTGAAAGGCAACTGTATCGGGCGGAGCATAGGGTTTCCTACGGCCAACATCAATCTAAATGAAAAGCTACTGGTTCCCAAAGTTGGGGTATATATGGGGTATGTCAAAGAAAAAGATGCTATTCATAGAGCGCTGATCAACGTAGGGAAAAGGCCGACAATTGGTGATAATTTTGAAACCAATATTGAGGCACACTTACTGGACTATTCCGGAGACTTATATGATAAAACCATTCAGATTTCATTTACAGAGCGTATTCGCGATGAAGTTAAATTTGATACACTAGAAGAGTTAAGACATCAGTTACAAGAAGATGAAGAACTTACGCGTCAGAGAATGATGAGTGAAAGCAAAAATATTGCTAAGTTCCCTGATTCTCTATATTAA
- the truB gene encoding tRNA pseudouridine(55) synthase TruB encodes MHGFINLKKEKGWTSHDVVAKLRGILKTKRIGHTGTLDPEVEGVLVIAVGKATKMIQYMEDVKKTYVAEITFGLSTDTEDMQGRVLEQRLVEADELANLRCVLSKMKGQIEQIPPMYSAVKINGQKLYKLARKGQEIERPTRTIRIYDNKLLYGPVRNEENWTAGIEVVCSKGTYIRTYCKDLAAALGTIGVMSDLKRTKVGIFDISDSLTIQEIEDMTKNNDDSFLQNIGDVVPGKKYTIQNDKAVERAKHGNSLSLKDMGIHKMDEVECDEPLMIYLPDGTLLGVAVCIKEGESFTIRMKKVFIA; translated from the coding sequence ATGCATGGATTCATTAACCTAAAAAAGGAAAAGGGTTGGACTTCTCATGATGTGGTAGCAAAACTGCGAGGTATACTGAAAACCAAAAGAATTGGGCATACCGGTACTTTGGACCCTGAAGTTGAAGGCGTTTTGGTGATTGCAGTCGGAAAAGCCACAAAAATGATTCAATACATGGAAGATGTCAAAAAGACTTATGTTGCAGAAATCACGTTTGGACTTTCTACCGATACGGAAGATATGCAGGGAAGAGTTCTAGAACAGCGTCTTGTGGAGGCGGATGAATTAGCTAACTTACGTTGTGTTCTTTCAAAGATGAAAGGACAAATTGAACAGATTCCGCCCATGTATTCGGCTGTTAAGATTAACGGACAAAAGCTATATAAATTGGCTCGCAAAGGTCAAGAAATTGAGCGTCCAACTAGGACGATACGTATTTATGACAATAAACTGTTATATGGTCCAGTTAGGAATGAAGAAAATTGGACAGCTGGGATAGAAGTAGTTTGCTCTAAAGGTACGTATATCCGTACTTATTGTAAAGATCTTGCTGCAGCCTTAGGAACCATTGGTGTGATGAGTGACCTGAAACGAACAAAAGTCGGCATATTCGATATTTCAGATTCCCTTACTATCCAAGAAATCGAAGATATGACAAAGAATAACGATGATTCTTTTCTACAGAACATAGGTGATGTGGTTCCAGGAAAGAAATATACGATACAAAACGATAAAGCTGTGGAGCGTGCTAAACATGGAAATAGCCTTTCATTGAAAGATATGGGAATCCATAAAATGGATGAAGTTGAGTGTGATGAACCGCTAATGATTTATTTACCTGACGGTACGTTACTTGGCGTAGCAGTTTGCATAAAAGAAGGCGAAAGCTTTACTATCAGGATGAAGAAGGTGTTTATAGCTTGA